The Burkholderia ambifaria AMMD genome includes a region encoding these proteins:
- a CDS encoding alpha/beta fold hydrolase has translation MPYITTKDNVEIFYKDWGAKDAQPIVFHHGWPLSSDDWDAQMLFFVQKGYRVIAHDRRGHGRSAQVSDGHDMDHYAADAFAVAEALDLRNAVHIGHSTGGGEVARYVARHGEPAGRVAKAVLVSAVPPLMLKTDANPEGLPLEVFDGFRKALADNRAQFFVDVPSGPFYGFNRPGATVHQGVIQNWWRQGMIGSAKAHYDGIKAFSETDQTEDLKAITVPTLVLHGEDDQIVPIADAALKSIKLLKNGSLKTYPGYSHGMLTINADVLNADLLAFVQA, from the coding sequence ATGCCTTACATCACCACGAAGGACAACGTCGAGATCTTCTACAAGGACTGGGGCGCGAAGGATGCACAGCCGATCGTGTTCCACCATGGCTGGCCGCTGTCGTCCGACGATTGGGACGCCCAGATGCTGTTCTTCGTCCAGAAAGGCTATCGCGTGATCGCGCACGACCGCCGCGGGCACGGCCGCTCGGCGCAGGTGTCCGACGGTCATGACATGGATCACTACGCGGCGGATGCGTTCGCGGTGGCCGAGGCGCTCGACCTGCGCAACGCGGTGCACATCGGTCACTCGACCGGCGGCGGCGAAGTCGCGCGCTACGTGGCCCGGCACGGCGAGCCGGCCGGCCGCGTCGCGAAGGCGGTGCTGGTCAGCGCGGTGCCGCCGCTGATGCTGAAGACGGACGCGAACCCGGAAGGCCTGCCGCTCGAGGTATTCGACGGCTTCCGCAAGGCGCTCGCCGACAATCGCGCGCAGTTCTTCGTCGATGTGCCGAGCGGCCCGTTCTACGGCTTCAACCGGCCCGGCGCGACGGTGCACCAGGGCGTGATCCAGAACTGGTGGCGCCAGGGCATGATCGGCAGCGCGAAGGCGCACTACGACGGGATCAAGGCCTTCTCGGAAACGGACCAGACCGAGGACCTGAAGGCGATCACCGTGCCGACGCTCGTGCTGCACGGCGAGGACGACCAGATCGTGCCGATCGCGGATGCCGCGCTGAAGTCGATCAAGCTGCTGAAGAATGGCTCGCTGAAAACCTATCCGGGCTACTCGCACGGGATGCTGACGATCAACGCGGATGTGCTCAACGCCGACCTGCTGGCTTTCGTGCAGGCGTAA
- a CDS encoding VOC family protein encodes MFDHVKFGVSDYAASKAFFLHALEPLGVAVLDEGVPTYGVELGVPGKPTLCLFQTDEKPAHLHLAFAADTRAQVDAFHRAALAAGGKDNGAPGLRPQYHANYYAAFVIGPDGHNIEAVCSRPEA; translated from the coding sequence ATGTTCGATCACGTCAAATTCGGTGTCAGCGACTACGCAGCCAGCAAGGCGTTCTTTCTCCACGCACTCGAACCGCTCGGCGTGGCGGTCCTCGACGAAGGCGTGCCGACCTACGGCGTCGAACTCGGCGTGCCGGGCAAGCCGACGCTGTGCCTGTTCCAGACCGACGAGAAGCCGGCCCATCTTCACCTCGCCTTCGCGGCCGACACGCGCGCGCAGGTCGACGCGTTCCACCGTGCGGCGCTGGCGGCCGGCGGCAAGGACAACGGCGCACCCGGGCTGCGCCCGCAGTATCACGCGAACTACTATGCGGCGTTCGTCATCGGTCCGGACGGGCACAACATCGAAGCCGTTTGCTCGCGGCCCGAAGCCTGA
- a CDS encoding oxidoreductase, translated as MASGNLMLITGVSSGFGRALAQEALAAGHTVVGTVRSEAARQAFEALSAHAAIGRVLDVTDFERIDGVVADIEASVGPIDVLVNNAGYGHEGILEESPLSEMRRQFDVNVFGAVAMMKAVVPFMRERRRGRILNITSMGGHITMPGIAYYCGSKFALEGISETLGQELAPFGIAVTAVAPGSFRTDWAGRSMTRTPRSIADYDAIFDPIRQAREEKSGRQLGDPAKAARAMLAVIAADRPPAHLLLGSDALRLVRAKWSALEDEMRAWEAVTVSTDG; from the coding sequence ATGGCATCCGGCAACCTCATGCTCATCACCGGCGTCAGCAGCGGCTTCGGCCGCGCGCTCGCGCAGGAAGCGCTGGCCGCGGGTCATACGGTGGTCGGCACCGTCAGAAGTGAAGCGGCGAGGCAGGCGTTCGAAGCGCTGTCCGCGCATGCGGCGATCGGGCGCGTGCTCGACGTGACCGACTTCGAGCGCATCGACGGCGTCGTCGCCGACATCGAGGCGAGCGTCGGCCCCATCGACGTGCTGGTGAACAACGCCGGCTACGGGCACGAAGGCATCCTGGAGGAGTCGCCGCTGTCGGAGATGCGCCGGCAGTTCGACGTGAACGTGTTCGGCGCCGTCGCAATGATGAAGGCCGTCGTGCCGTTCATGCGTGAGCGCCGGCGCGGCCGCATTCTGAACATCACGTCGATGGGCGGCCACATCACGATGCCGGGCATCGCGTATTACTGCGGCAGCAAGTTCGCGCTGGAAGGGATTTCGGAAACGCTCGGCCAGGAGCTCGCGCCGTTCGGCATCGCGGTGACCGCCGTCGCGCCGGGCTCGTTCCGCACCGACTGGGCCGGCCGTTCGATGACGCGCACGCCGCGCTCGATCGCCGATTACGACGCGATCTTCGATCCGATCCGCCAGGCGCGCGAGGAAAAAAGCGGCCGGCAATTGGGCGATCCCGCCAAGGCCGCGCGCGCGATGCTCGCGGTCATTGCGGCGGACCGTCCGCCGGCCCATCTGCTGCTCGGCAGCGATGCGCTGCGGCTCGTGCGCGCCAAATGGTCAGCGCTGGAAGACGAGATGCGCGCGTGGGAGGCGGTGACCGTGTCGACGGACGGTTGA
- a CDS encoding AraC family transcriptional regulator: MSAAPSSPRSPSLPARGRQRLIALLHALAPDEGYNLTALPSVRILRSNRALSRTPVLYDPGIVIVCQGHKRGYFGGERYLYDEDHYLAVSVPVPFSMETDATAEHPLLALYLHLDFPMAAELAAQIDRAGTPEPVQAPKSMMSTPMDEAMQASVLRFVEAMHRPLEAAVLGPGLLRELYFRVLTGAQGSAMRNALAMRGQFGRIGRALRVIHADYAQALDVSRLAGEAGMSVPSFHSHFKAITQVSPMQYLKSTRLHQARLLMVRQDLTAEAAGYAVGYTSPSQFSREFKRLFGLTPAQETKRMRAQFAIPAAFDDAVYVSSH, from the coding sequence ATGAGCGCCGCGCCCTCCTCGCCCCGATCGCCGTCGCTGCCCGCGCGCGGCCGCCAACGCCTGATCGCGTTGCTGCACGCGTTGGCGCCCGACGAAGGCTACAACCTGACCGCGCTGCCGAGCGTGCGCATCCTGCGCTCGAACCGCGCGCTGTCGCGCACGCCGGTGTTGTACGACCCGGGCATCGTGATCGTGTGCCAGGGCCACAAGCGCGGCTATTTCGGCGGCGAACGCTATCTGTACGACGAGGATCACTATCTGGCGGTGTCGGTGCCCGTGCCGTTCAGCATGGAAACCGACGCGACGGCGGAGCACCCGCTGCTCGCGCTGTATCTGCACCTCGATTTCCCGATGGCCGCCGAACTGGCCGCGCAGATCGACCGCGCGGGGACCCCGGAGCCCGTGCAGGCGCCGAAGAGCATGATGTCGACGCCGATGGACGAAGCGATGCAGGCGAGCGTGCTGCGTTTCGTCGAGGCGATGCATCGGCCGCTCGAAGCAGCGGTGCTCGGGCCGGGACTACTGCGCGAGCTGTATTTCCGCGTGCTCACCGGCGCGCAGGGCAGCGCGATGAGAAACGCGCTGGCGATGCGCGGCCAGTTCGGCCGGATCGGCCGTGCACTGCGCGTGATCCACGCCGACTACGCGCAGGCGCTCGACGTGTCGCGACTGGCCGGTGAGGCCGGGATGAGCGTGCCGAGCTTCCATAGCCACTTCAAGGCGATCACGCAGGTGTCGCCGATGCAGTATTTGAAGTCGACGCGACTGCATCAGGCACGCCTCTTGATGGTGCGCCAGGACCTGACCGCGGAGGCGGCCGGTTATGCGGTCGGCTATACGAGCCCGTCGCAGTTCAGCCGGGAATTCAAGCGGCTGTTCGGGCTCACGCCCGCGCAGGAGACGAAGCGCATGCGCGCGCAGTTCGCGATTCCGGCGGCGTTCGACGATGCGGTGTATGTGTCGTCGCATTGA
- a CDS encoding aldose epimerase family protein, with product MKRLWPLHPLHSLLAICAFATFGPYATAASTAPDVTLGRADYGTTAAGQAVSQYTLANARGVTLKLITYGGIVTTLEVPDRTGKVADIVLGFDSLRDYEAHNGNIHFGALIGRYANRIARGRFTLGGKTWTLPVNDPPNTLHGGPDSFDAKVWTVTGTHSDGNGASVTLRYVSPDGENGFPGTLTTDVTYTLTRDNLVRIDYRATTDQTTVVNLTNHSYFNLAGQDGGSVERQLIEIAASRFTPTDATSIPTGQLASVAGTPMDLRQLTPIGAHLRDNDAQLVVAHGYDQNWVLDQGGQSAPAFAARAYDPASGRFLEVYTTQPGLQFYTANGLKGSVAGKGGRAYRQTDAFALEAEHFPDSPNHPTFPTTVLKPGQTLHEVTVWKVGAR from the coding sequence ATGAAACGACTTTGGCCGCTCCACCCGCTCCACTCGCTACTCGCGATCTGTGCATTCGCAACGTTCGGGCCATACGCAACCGCCGCATCGACGGCGCCTGACGTCACCCTCGGCCGCGCGGACTACGGCACGACCGCCGCGGGGCAGGCGGTGAGCCAGTACACGCTGGCCAACGCGCGCGGCGTGACGCTGAAACTCATCACGTACGGCGGCATCGTGACCACGCTCGAGGTGCCCGACCGCACCGGCAAGGTCGCCGACATCGTGCTCGGCTTCGATTCGCTGCGCGACTACGAAGCGCACAACGGCAACATCCATTTCGGCGCGTTGATCGGCCGTTATGCGAACCGCATTGCACGCGGGCGCTTCACGCTCGGCGGCAAGACGTGGACGCTGCCGGTCAACGACCCGCCGAACACGCTGCATGGCGGCCCCGACAGTTTCGACGCGAAGGTGTGGACGGTGACGGGCACGCACAGCGACGGCAACGGCGCGAGCGTGACGCTGCGTTACGTGAGCCCTGACGGCGAGAACGGCTTCCCCGGCACGTTGACGACGGACGTGACCTACACGCTGACGCGCGACAACCTGGTCCGCATCGACTACCGCGCGACGACGGACCAGACCACGGTCGTCAACCTGACCAACCACAGCTATTTCAACCTGGCCGGGCAGGATGGCGGCAGCGTCGAGCGGCAGTTGATCGAGATTGCCGCGTCGCGTTTCACGCCGACCGACGCCACGTCGATCCCGACCGGGCAACTCGCGAGCGTGGCGGGCACGCCGATGGACCTGCGCCAGTTGACGCCGATCGGCGCGCATCTGCGTGACAACGATGCGCAACTCGTCGTCGCGCATGGCTACGACCAGAACTGGGTGCTCGACCAGGGCGGCCAGTCGGCCCCGGCGTTTGCCGCGCGCGCGTACGATCCGGCGTCCGGGCGGTTTCTCGAGGTGTACACGACGCAGCCGGGGCTGCAGTTCTATACGGCCAACGGGTTGAAAGGCAGCGTTGCGGGCAAGGGCGGGCGGGCTTACCGGCAGACCGACGCGTTCGCGCTGGAAGCCGAGCACTTCCCCGATTCGCCGAACCATCCGACCTTCCCGACGACCGTGCTCAAGCCGGGGCAGACGCTGCACGAGGTGACGGTGTGGAAGGTGGGCGCGCGATGA
- a CDS encoding MFS transporter — translation MNSLNASQIPLAPPRPLTGSDHRTLVLAALGGALEFYDFVIYVFFATVIGQLFFPQSIPDWLRQVQTFGVFAAGYLARPLGGVIMAHFGDLVGRKRMFTMSVMLMALPTLMMGLLPTYASIGVAAPVLLLLCRVLQGAAVGGEVPGAWVFVSEHVPPRHVGYACGLLTGGLTLGILLGSLIAAGINQHYSHAAIGAYAWRIPFVVGGLFGILSAFLRRWLHETPVFIDMKRSRALTREVPLKAVLRDHGRAVLVSMMLTWTLTAAIVVVILMTPTLVAKRFHIEPALALQANSAATLCLTIGCIVAGAVAGRIGTARTIFCGCLLLGASYFFMLRQLAVDPSLLLPLYAVSGFFVGAVAAIPVAMVNAFPPVVRFSGISFSYNVAYALFGGLTPVFVSVMLKSNPHAAEFYVGALCIVGALAGFALRPARSSSGIEAAISKP, via the coding sequence ATGAATTCATTGAACGCGTCTCAGATTCCGCTTGCGCCGCCCCGTCCGCTGACAGGCAGCGACCACCGAACGCTGGTGCTTGCCGCGCTGGGCGGCGCACTAGAGTTTTACGACTTCGTGATTTACGTGTTTTTCGCGACGGTCATCGGTCAATTGTTCTTCCCGCAGTCGATTCCCGACTGGCTGCGCCAGGTGCAGACGTTCGGGGTGTTCGCGGCCGGCTATCTCGCGCGCCCCCTCGGCGGCGTGATCATGGCGCATTTCGGCGATCTCGTCGGCCGCAAGCGCATGTTCACGATGAGCGTGATGCTGATGGCGCTGCCGACGTTGATGATGGGGTTGCTGCCGACTTACGCATCGATCGGGGTCGCCGCGCCCGTGCTGCTCCTGCTGTGCCGTGTGTTGCAAGGCGCGGCCGTGGGCGGCGAAGTGCCCGGCGCGTGGGTGTTCGTGTCCGAGCACGTGCCGCCGCGCCATGTCGGCTATGCGTGCGGCCTGCTGACGGGCGGCCTCACGCTCGGCATCCTGCTCGGCTCGCTGATCGCGGCGGGGATCAACCAGCACTACTCGCATGCCGCCATCGGCGCGTATGCATGGCGGATTCCTTTCGTGGTCGGCGGATTGTTCGGAATCCTGTCCGCATTTCTGCGACGCTGGCTCCATGAAACGCCCGTGTTCATCGACATGAAGCGCAGCCGGGCGCTGACCCGCGAAGTGCCGTTGAAGGCGGTGCTGCGCGATCACGGCAGGGCCGTGCTGGTGTCGATGATGCTCACGTGGACGCTGACCGCCGCGATCGTCGTCGTGATCCTGATGACGCCGACGCTCGTCGCCAAGCGCTTTCATATCGAGCCGGCGCTCGCGCTGCAGGCCAATTCGGCCGCGACGCTCTGCCTGACGATCGGATGTATCGTCGCCGGTGCGGTGGCCGGACGCATCGGCACCGCCCGCACGATCTTCTGCGGCTGCCTGCTGCTCGGCGCATCGTATTTTTTCATGCTCCGGCAGCTCGCCGTCGATCCGTCATTGCTGCTGCCGCTCTACGCGGTATCCGGTTTCTTCGTCGGCGCGGTGGCGGCGATCCCGGTCGCCATGGTCAACGCATTTCCGCCGGTCGTGCGTTTTTCAGGGATCTCGTTCTCGTATAACGTCGCGTATGCGCTGTTCGGCGGCCTGACGCCGGTGTTCGTGTCCGTGATGCTGAAGTCGAACCCGCACGCGGCGGAGTTTTATGTGGGCGCGCTGTGCATCGTCGGCGCGTTGGCGGGCTTCGCGTTGCGCCCCGCAAGGTCGTCATCCGGGATCGAGGCGGCCATTTCGAAGCCGTGA
- a CDS encoding ketopantoate reductase family protein — MRFAVLGAGAVGCYFGGMLALHGHEVGFIGRPLHVDAIRDHGLRIQTRTFDTRVSAHASTDIAAAGSADVVFICVKAGDTAEAARGLRHVLAPDAIVVSLQNGVDNAALLRAEIAQPVICAAVYVASEMAGPGHLLHHGRGDLAIEASPCSERLAQVLRAADIPTRIADDVRAVLWRKFMLNCAYNAISAIVHLPLGEMPHRDALRETMCAIVAECIAVAAAEGVHVDDEPADIVAHIEATIPPGQYSSTAQDLARGKPGEIDHLNGAVVRRGLAARIGTPVNRTLHLLVKMLEAKAAARS, encoded by the coding sequence ATGCGGTTTGCAGTGCTCGGCGCCGGCGCGGTCGGCTGCTACTTCGGCGGCATGCTGGCGCTGCACGGCCACGAGGTCGGGTTCATTGGCCGTCCGCTGCATGTCGATGCGATCCGCGACCACGGCTTGCGCATTCAGACGCGCACATTCGACACGCGCGTGTCCGCCCATGCGTCGACCGACATCGCCGCCGCCGGCTCGGCCGACGTGGTCTTCATCTGCGTGAAAGCGGGCGATACCGCCGAGGCCGCGCGCGGGTTGCGTCATGTGCTGGCGCCGGACGCCATCGTGGTCAGCCTGCAAAATGGCGTCGACAACGCGGCGCTGTTGCGGGCGGAGATCGCGCAGCCGGTCATTTGCGCGGCCGTCTACGTGGCGAGCGAGATGGCCGGCCCCGGGCATTTGCTCCACCATGGCCGCGGCGATCTCGCGATCGAAGCGTCGCCGTGCAGCGAACGGCTCGCACAGGTACTGCGCGCAGCGGACATTCCCACCCGGATCGCCGACGACGTGCGCGCGGTACTCTGGCGCAAGTTCATGCTCAACTGCGCATACAACGCGATTTCCGCGATCGTGCACCTGCCGCTGGGCGAGATGCCGCATCGCGATGCGTTGCGCGAAACGATGTGCGCGATCGTCGCCGAATGCATCGCCGTCGCCGCGGCCGAAGGCGTGCATGTCGACGACGAGCCGGCCGATATCGTCGCGCACATCGAAGCGACGATTCCCCCGGGCCAGTATTCGTCGACAGCGCAGGATCTGGCGCGCGGCAAACCCGGCGAAATCGACCATCTGAACGGCGCGGTCGTTCGGCGCGGTCTGGCCGCACGCATCGGCACGCCGGTCAATCGGACACTCCATCTGCTCGTGAAGATGCTGGAAGCCAAGGCCGCGGCGCGCTCGTGA
- a CDS encoding anti-sigma factor, with protein sequence MKMDDILLMAYVDGELTSHEREEVDRAIDTSADIARRVALFEASVLPYQYAFQRQEWPPLPQSLISKVAEIARAYAGPSAPSAVGGARRADASAPASRPDAHAPSSAPVRSRVRTMMPWLAAAFVAGAFCCGAVLHFAPRDALMTARTQISPWIMAAVNYQRLYTRDTVAFDSSNLAAAAHMVENIRRDDGLRIRIPDLRSVGLTFKRIQRLNFNHKPLVQIVYLPEKGLPVALCVMKDERPDTALARQQVGSMEVVTWRRASVTYALIAAPGDTDLGAIGKRIADNGIEEVLGELQQAGPAMAS encoded by the coding sequence ATGAAAATGGACGACATCCTGCTCATGGCATACGTGGATGGCGAACTCACGTCGCACGAGCGAGAGGAGGTCGACAGGGCGATCGACACGTCGGCCGATATCGCCAGGCGGGTTGCCCTGTTCGAAGCATCGGTGTTGCCTTATCAGTATGCGTTCCAGCGCCAGGAATGGCCGCCGCTGCCGCAGAGCCTGATCAGCAAGGTCGCGGAAATCGCGCGGGCGTATGCCGGGCCTTCGGCGCCGTCCGCGGTTGGCGGCGCGCGTCGCGCGGATGCGTCGGCGCCGGCGTCGCGGCCCGACGCGCACGCGCCGTCTTCCGCGCCGGTTCGCTCGCGCGTTCGCACGATGATGCCGTGGCTCGCGGCCGCGTTCGTCGCGGGCGCGTTCTGCTGCGGCGCCGTCCTGCACTTCGCGCCGCGGGACGCGTTGATGACCGCGCGGACGCAGATATCCCCGTGGATCATGGCAGCCGTGAACTATCAGCGGCTCTATACGCGCGACACCGTTGCTTTCGATTCGTCGAATCTGGCGGCCGCCGCGCATATGGTTGAAAACATTCGCCGCGACGACGGGCTGCGGATCCGCATTCCGGACCTGCGCTCGGTCGGGCTGACCTTCAAGCGCATACAGCGGCTGAATTTCAATCACAAGCCGCTGGTGCAGATCGTCTATCTGCCCGAAAAAGGCTTGCCCGTGGCGCTGTGCGTGATGAAGGACGAGCGGCCCGACACGGCGCTCGCGCGACAACAGGTCGGCAGTATGGAGGTCGTGACGTGGCGCCGTGCCAGTGTCACCTATGCGCTGATCGCCGCGCCCGGCGACACCGATCTCGGCGCGATCGGCAAGCGGATCGCCGACAACGGCATCGAAGAAGTGCTCGGTGAGCTGCAGCAGGCCGGCCCGGCGATGGCGAGCTGA
- a CDS encoding RNA polymerase sigma factor: MTAAELSAMLPAMLPRLWSFALRISGDRHDAEDLVQGACVRALERAHQLRPGTAPLSWMFSIVQSTWLNELRARSVRRRSGMDWDDDLLETIADPTAPTLEQQALDAQIVRAVQRLPEAQRVVMLLVAVEGLSYGEAAEALGVPIGTIMSRLSRARQTIGALFSDGKERPMKGAAKSEDQGA; the protein is encoded by the coding sequence ATGACCGCAGCCGAACTGTCCGCCATGCTCCCCGCGATGCTGCCGCGTCTCTGGAGTTTCGCGCTGCGAATCTCCGGCGACCGGCACGACGCCGAGGATCTCGTGCAGGGCGCGTGCGTCCGTGCGCTCGAACGCGCGCATCAGCTACGACCGGGAACCGCGCCGCTCAGCTGGATGTTCTCGATCGTGCAATCCACCTGGCTCAACGAACTCCGCGCACGCAGCGTGCGTCGGCGCTCGGGCATGGACTGGGACGACGACCTGCTCGAAACCATCGCCGATCCCACCGCGCCGACCCTGGAGCAGCAGGCGCTCGATGCGCAGATCGTCAGGGCGGTGCAGCGTCTGCCCGAAGCGCAGCGCGTGGTGATGTTGCTGGTCGCGGTGGAAGGGCTCAGCTATGGCGAAGCGGCCGAGGCGCTCGGCGTACCCATCGGGACGATCATGAGCCGGCTTTCGCGTGCCCGTCAGACGATCGGCGCCCTGTTCAGCGATGGAAAGGAACGACCCATGAAGGGCGCAGCGAAGAGTGAGGATCAGGGGGCATGA
- a CDS encoding CPBP family intramembrane glutamic endopeptidase, with amino-acid sequence MTALTWCAIFLAALTAISRLPRGLTLSLLAIGYAIAFASRQLQPIALVPIALLVGTGVLLQRNLPFAGKVVCNVVFCVIAVGLFQHWLPGFDNLRVIHAARLTPDAAPYTMYLNFDKPLIAFWLVLAYPWVLPEKPLSTRVIAAVVACAATSAVCFSIAWWAGLIAWAPKWPQFAWLWVLDNLLLVAFAEEAFFRGYIQAGATRLMRAQPNAGWLALVAGAVLFGLAHYQGGVLLVLLAGLSGIGYGLAARAGGLQSAVLAHFGVNLVQFGLLTYPFIARA; translated from the coding sequence ATGACCGCATTGACGTGGTGTGCGATTTTTCTGGCCGCACTGACGGCGATCTCGAGGCTGCCGCGCGGGCTCACGCTGAGCCTGCTCGCCATCGGCTATGCGATCGCGTTCGCGTCGCGGCAGTTGCAGCCGATCGCGCTCGTGCCGATCGCGCTGCTGGTCGGCACCGGCGTGCTGTTGCAGCGGAATCTGCCGTTCGCCGGCAAGGTCGTGTGCAACGTCGTCTTCTGCGTCATTGCGGTCGGACTGTTTCAGCATTGGCTGCCGGGTTTCGACAATCTCAGGGTGATTCATGCGGCACGCCTGACGCCGGATGCGGCGCCCTACACGATGTATCTGAACTTCGACAAGCCGCTGATCGCGTTCTGGCTGGTGCTGGCCTACCCGTGGGTTCTGCCGGAGAAGCCGCTGTCGACACGTGTGATCGCGGCAGTCGTCGCGTGCGCGGCGACATCGGCGGTCTGCTTCTCGATCGCGTGGTGGGCCGGATTGATTGCGTGGGCGCCGAAGTGGCCGCAGTTCGCGTGGCTGTGGGTGCTCGACAACCTGCTGCTGGTCGCGTTCGCGGAAGAAGCGTTTTTCCGCGGCTATATCCAGGCGGGTGCGACCCGGTTGATGCGCGCGCAACCGAATGCCGGCTGGCTCGCGCTTGTCGCAGGCGCCGTGCTGTTCGGGCTTGCTCACTATCAGGGCGGCGTGTTGCTGGTTCTGCTGGCCGGCCTGTCCGGCATCGGTTACGGGCTCGCCGCTCGCGCCGGCGGCTTGCAATCGGCCGTGCTCGCGCACTTCGGCGTCAATCTGGTGCAGTTCGGGTTGCTGACCTATCCATTCATCGCCCGGGCCTGA
- a CDS encoding organic hydroperoxide resistance protein — translation MNHETKILYTGEVRTTGGRDGAAHSADGRLDVKLSAPGSAAPGTNPEQLLAAGWSACFIGAMGLAAQKLKVSLPRDTHVDAQIDLATNNGAYFLQARLNVSVPGVDADVAQALVDAAHQTCPYSKATRGNIDVVVTVA, via the coding sequence ATGAACCACGAAACGAAAATTCTGTACACCGGCGAAGTTCGCACCACCGGCGGGCGCGACGGCGCCGCGCACAGCGCGGACGGCCGCCTGGATGTGAAGCTCTCCGCGCCCGGCTCGGCCGCGCCCGGCACGAATCCCGAGCAGCTGCTGGCCGCGGGCTGGTCGGCGTGCTTCATCGGCGCGATGGGCCTGGCCGCGCAAAAGCTGAAGGTTTCGCTGCCGCGCGACACGCATGTCGATGCGCAGATCGATCTGGCCACGAACAACGGCGCGTACTTCCTGCAGGCACGGCTGAACGTCAGCGTGCCGGGCGTCGACGCCGACGTCGCGCAGGCGCTGGTCGATGCGGCGCACCAGACGTGTCCGTATTCGAAGGCGACGCGCGGCAACATCGACGTGGTCGTCACGGTGGCCTGA
- a CDS encoding DUF4148 domain-containing protein, whose amino-acid sequence MKVKTIALVFAACAAVAATTSAFASSAADTSINDQTVGQASQWATGGKAPKGKTRAQVRAELVQAEKDGQLAALEQLYRGS is encoded by the coding sequence ATGAAAGTAAAGACGATCGCTTTGGTTTTCGCGGCGTGCGCCGCCGTTGCAGCCACCACTTCCGCTTTTGCAAGCAGCGCCGCCGACACGAGCATCAACGACCAGACCGTCGGGCAAGCGAGCCAATGGGCGACGGGCGGCAAGGCGCCGAAGGGCAAGACGCGCGCCCAGGTTCGCGCGGAACTGGTGCAGGCGGAGAAGGACGGCCAGCTCGCGGCGCTCGAACAGCTCTACCGCGGCAGTTGA
- a CDS encoding cupin domain-containing protein, translated as MSRYALAALLSFSVMTAVDAHAETIKPVKASRSDLAGAIFNRADAVKKDEGGETNADVATFTSTDNAYQTGVYRSGPSHEEIKGPHGLPYNEFLYFLSGSVKLTSSDGSVMLVKTGEAVTLPKGWTGHFDTPGYTKLYVTYNPDDRKK; from the coding sequence ATGTCCCGATACGCCCTCGCAGCGCTGCTGTCGTTCAGCGTCATGACTGCGGTCGACGCGCACGCCGAAACGATCAAGCCGGTCAAGGCGTCGAGGTCCGACCTTGCCGGTGCGATATTCAATCGCGCCGATGCTGTGAAAAAAGACGAAGGCGGCGAAACGAACGCGGACGTCGCGACGTTCACGTCGACCGACAACGCTTACCAGACCGGCGTCTATCGATCCGGCCCGTCGCATGAGGAAATCAAGGGGCCGCACGGGCTGCCGTACAACGAGTTCCTGTACTTTCTTTCGGGCAGCGTGAAGCTCACGTCATCGGACGGTTCGGTGATGCTCGTGAAGACCGGCGAGGCCGTCACGCTTCCGAAGGGATGGACCGGACATTTCGACACGCCGGGCTATACGAAGCTCTACGTGACCTACAACCCCGACGACAGGAAAAAATAG